Part of the Pseudomonas baltica genome is shown below.
ATCGACGGCTTCGGCGAAGCCCATGTTGGCGATGTCGCCGGCACGCAGGTTGATCTCCGCAGGCGAACCCGCGCCCTCCACCATCACCACCGGCCAGGCGGCGCTCAAACGCTCGTGCGAGGCCAGCACTGCCTGCATGGCCACAGCCTTGTAGTCGTGATAGGCCACGGCGTTCATGGTGGTGACCGCGCGGCCATGGATGATCACCTGGGCGCCGGTGTCGCTGTTGGGTTTGAGCAGCACCGGGTTCATGTCGGTGTGCGGCGCCAGCCCGGCGGCCTGGGCCTGCACCGCCTGGGCCCGGCCGATTTCGCCACCCTCGGCGGTAACGGCGCTGTTGAGCGCCATGTTCTGCGGTTTGAACGGCACCACGCCGACGCCTTGGCGTTTCAGCCAGCGGCACAGCGCGGTGACCAAGGTACTTTTACCGGCATCGGAGGTGGTGCCCTGCACCATCACTGTGGTCATGAAACGACCTCCGTCTGACGATAGGCCGTGAGCGCCGCCTCCAGCCGCTGCCAGTCGGCCTCGACCGCTGGCAGGCCGAAGCGCAGGCTGCTGTTGTGCGCGAACAGCCGCACGAGGATGCTGCGTTCGGCCAGAAAGTCGTGCAGCGGCGCCGCGTGCTCGGTGATCAGCCACTGGAACAGCGCGCAGCCGCCCTGGGGTTGCAAGCCGGCATCGCTCAACAGCCGCACCAGGCGCTCGCTGGCCAGTGCGCAACGAGCCCGTTGCACCGCCTGGGTGGTGCGATCTTCAAGGCACGCCAGGCCCACGGCGCGGATCGGCCCGCCAACAGCCCAGGGCCCGACCTGCTCGGCCAGCAGACGCAGGAGTTTGCTCTCGGCCAGCGCAAAGCCCAGCCGTGCACCGGCCAGGCCGAAAAACTTGCCGAACGAGCGCAGCACGATGAGGCCTGGACGACTGGTGTAACGGCTGATACTGAAAGCGGCCGTAGGGTCCATGAAAGCTTCGTCGACCACCAGCCAGCCACCGCGCTGGCTCAAGCGCTGGTGCCATTCCAGCAGGCGCTCGGGGGGCACCAGGCGGCCGGTGGGATTGTTGGGATTGACCAGCACCAGCACATCGAGGCCGTCGAGGTAATAGTCGACTTCGGCCTCGCGGATCTCGCGCACCAGGTGCCCGCCGCGTCGCCAGGCCTCGGCGTGCTCGGCGTAACAAGGCGACAGCACACCGACCTTGCCGACCTTGCGCAGGCGCGGCAGCAACTGGATGGCCGCTTGCGAGCCGGGCACCGGCAGCACCTGCGGCGCGTCGTAATAGGCGCAGGCCGCCGCCTCGAGGCCGTCATCGGTCTCGGGCAGCCGCGCCCAGGCGTGCATATCTATCGTCGGCACGGTAAACGGCCAAGGGGCGATGCCGGTAGACAGGTCCAGCCAGTGCTCTTGCGCAACACCGTATTGCCGGGCGGCGGCGCGCAGGCGCCCTCCATGTTCAAGCATGCACATAGTCTCCCACGCAGAGCAGCAGTAACCACAGCCAGACGCCCCGTTGCACCAGAGCCCAGCCGCGGTCGATGGACCCGGCATCGGCCGCCGGGCCTGCGCCGAGTATGGCGCGTTCGTGCAGTTCACCGTGATAGATCGCCGGGCCACCGAGTTCGACGCCCAGCGCGCCGGCACCCGCAGCCATCACCGGCCCGGCGTTCGGGCTGTCCCAGTGTGGTGCCTGACTGCGCCAGCACCGCCAGGCCAGGCGGGACTTGCCGAGCAGGGTGTAGGTCAACGCCACCAATCGTGCCGGAATGTAGTTGAGCACATCATCGATGCGCGCCGCCGCCCAGCCAAAGCGCTCGAAGCGTTCGTTGCGATAGCCCCACATGGCGTCGAGGGTATTGCTCAAGCGGTACAGCACCACGCCGGGCACCCCGGCCACCACGAACCAGAAGATGGCCGCGAACACCGCGTCGCTGCCGTTTTCCAGCACCGACTCGGTCGCCGCACGGGCAACCGCGCTGGCGTCGAGTTCGTCGGTCTGGCGGCTGACCAGATAGCCCACACGGCGCCGCGCCTCAGGCAGATCATCGCTGCGCAGCGCCTGAGCCACAGGAGCAACGTGCTCGCCCAGGCTGCGCAGCCCGAGGGCGCAGTACAGCGCCAGCACGGCGACCCCTTCGCCGATCCAGGGCAGACTCGACAGCCAACTGGCGATCAGCGTGATCGGCACCACCGCCAGCACCCAGGCAGTCACACCGTGACTGCGCCAACCGCGCCCGCCACTGTTGAAGCGCCGCTCCAGGCGATTGGCCAGATTACCGAAGGCCACCAGCGGGTGCGCCCGCCGCGGCTCGCCGAGCAAGGCATCGAGGGCCACGCCCGCGACGGTCAACAGGGCAATGCTCATGACGTGTGTCCCCACTGGTTCTCGAACAGCATCTCGCTCAACGGTTGTTCGCTGCGCCAGCCTTCCATCACCAGCATCGGTGCCGGATAAAAGCTTTCTACCGGACCCAGGCAGAGTACCGCCAGCGGCTTGGCACCCGCGGGCAAGTGCAACAGATCGGCCAGCGCCTGGGGTTCGAACACCGAGACCCAGCCCATGCCCAGGCCTTCGACGCGCGCCGCCAGCCACAGGTTCTGGATAGCGCAGGACAACGACGCGAGGTCCATTTCCGGCAAGGTCCGGCGCCCGAACACATGGGCGTCGCGGCCATCCATCAAGGCGGCGACCAGCACTTCGGCGCACTCGTCGATGCCCTCGACCTTGAGCTTCATGAATTCATCAGAACGCTCGCCGAGGGCTTCGGCAGTGCGCAGGCGTTCAGCCTCCACCAGCGCCTTGATCTGCGTGCGCAGGGCCGGGTCGGTGATACGGATGAAACGCCAAGGCTGCATCAGGCCGACGCTGGGCGCGTGATGGGCAGCCGCCAGCACCCGCGCCAGCAGCTCGGGAGCCACCTGGCCACCGGCGAAATGGCGCATGTCGCGGCGCTCGGCGATGGCGCGGTAGACCGCTGCGCGCTCGGCGTCGGAGAAGGCGTTATCAGTCATGTTGTCTCAGTAAACCTGTAGCGAGGGGGCTTGCCCCCGAAAATATTTCGGCAATTGCGGTGCGCTTGATCGGGCCTGTCGGGGCAAGCCCCCTCGCTACAACGGCGATCGAGATCATCAAGCAGATGTCGGCGCGAACAACGCCGCAACAGCCTGCGGGTTCGACGGGAAATAGAAGTGCACGTAAGACGCCGTCATCCGCCCGATTCGATACACCGCTTCGGCGCCGCGCCCGCCATTGGGGCTGATGCCACGGGCGATGGGCTGGCATTCACTGCTGGTCAATGAATGATGATAGGTATGGCCGCGCAGCGCCCCCTCCGGCAGCTCTACCGTTTGCAGCGCAAGCGCCGCCAGGCGTTTTTGCATCACCGCCTCACCGCTCAAGAGCCCCACCAGGGGCGCGCGGACGCCTTCTACATCGGTCAGTGCGTCGAGCAGATAGAGCATGCCGCCACACTCCGCAAGCATGGGCTTGTCGGCCGCATGGTGGGCGCGGATGCCCTTGAGCACGCCATGGTTTTCAGCCAGTGCGAGGTGATGCAGTTCAGGGTAGCCGCCGGGCAGATAGAGGCTGTCGCAGGCGGGCAGTTCGCCGTCGTGGATGGGTGAGAAGAACACCAGCTCGGCGCCCATGGCCCGCAGCAAATCAAGACTGGCGCCGTAGGTAAAGGCGAACGCTTCGTCATGGGCCACCGCAATGCGCACGCCCGCCAGCAGCGGTTCGGCCACCACCAGGGTGGGCGCAGCAAAGCTTACCGGCGGCGGCAGCGCCACTTCGCAACTGCCGCCAAGGGCCTTGGCGGCCGCGTCCAGGCGCGCATCCAGGTCATTCAGCTCGCTGGCCTGCACCAGCCCCAGATGACGGCTGGGCAGCTCGATTGCCAGGTCCCGGGACAACGCACCGTACCAGCGCAGGCCTTCGGTCAGGCTGTTTTCCAGCAGCTGCGCGTGGCGCAAAGTGCCGACCCGATTGGCCAGCACGCCCGCGAACGGCAGATCAGCCTGGTAACGGGCCAGGCCCAGCGCCAGGGCGCCGAACGTCTGGGCCATGGCCGTGCCGTCGATCACCGCCAGCACCGGCACGCCGAAATGCCGCGCCAGATCGGCGCTCGACGGCGTGCCATCGAACAGCCCCATCACGCCTTCGATCAGGATCAGATCAGCCTCGGCGGCAGCTTCCCACAACAGCCGGCGGCTCTCGTCGGCGCCCACCATCCACAGGTCAAGCTGGTACACCGGGGCACCACTGGCGCGTTCGAGGATCATCGGATCGAGAAAATCCGGTCCGCACTTGAATACCCGCACCTTGCGCCCCTGATTGCGATGCAAGCGCGCCAGGGCGGCAGTGACCGTGGTCTTGCCCTGCCCCGAGGCGGGGGCGGCGATCAATACCGCTGGGCATTGACGGGCCTGATTCACAGTTCGACGCCCTTCTGCGCGCCGATACCGGACTGAAACGCGTGCTTGAGCATACCCATTTCAGTGACGGTGTCGCCCAGCTCGATCATCTCCGGCTTGGCACCGCGACCGGTGACGATCACGTGCTGCATGGCCGGGCGCGCTTGCAGGTCGCTGAGCACACGGTCAAGGTCGAGGTAGCCGTGCTTGAGGGCGATGTTCAATTCATCGAGCACCACGAAGTGAATGGCCGGGTCCTGGAGCATCTGCAGGGACACCTCCCAGGCAGCTTCGGCGGCGGCGATATCGCGCTGGCGGTCCTGAGTTTCCCAGGTGAAGCCCTCGCCCATGACGTGGTAGCGCACCTGCTCGGGGAAGCGGCGGAAGAACAATTCTTCCCCGGTGCTGTTGCGGCCCTTGATGAACTGCACCACACCGCATTGCATGCCGTGGCCCATGGCACGGGCCAGCATGCCGAACGCCGAACTGCTCTTGCCTTTGCCATTGCCGGTCAGCACCAGCAGGAGGCCACAGGCGTTGGGCGCGTTGGCGATACGCTCGTCGATCACGGCTTTTTTACGCAGCATGCGCGCGATATGGCGCTCGTCGCGCTCGATGGATTCAGTCATGGCAGCCTCCGCTACTGGTGCACGCAGACGGCATCGACGCACGAACGGTGCCCGCGCCGCCCGTGTCGAGGACAGGGCGCGCGGGCGGCTCGCTGAATATCGTCGATGCCGCTCTCACCCGCGCGACAGTCAATTGAATAAAAGCGTCCAGGCCGGTCTCCGGGCTCATGAGCGGGGCAGTCACACCCAGGCGGCGCGCCTTCCCGAACCCCGAAGGACCAGTGGCGACGTGCGCGGCCTTGACTCATTTACCGTTGCGGGGGCAGCGCCGGAATCGCGAGGCTATGCTCGCTCACCGGCTTCCCTGTTTCACTCGACCCGCCGTGGGGCGGCCGAGCACCTGAAACACGCCGCGAAGGTTAGAGGGTTGGCGGGTAAGCGTCAAATGAAGCCGCTGGGTGGGACGGGGGCATGCGGTGAAGCAATTGGCCCCTTCGCGAGCAAGCTTTGCTCCCTCGGTACACAGTTGCAGCGTCGTACACCTGTGAGCGCCAGGCTTGCCCGCAAAGGGGCCAGTCTGGCGCGCTCACATTCACCGGAACCTACACCGCGATCAATACCTCTACCGCTCAAGCGCAGCATGCACTGCACATAACAAGACCAATGGGAAACACAGGGAACCTGCCATGCACATCACTCGCCTCGCCGCGCTGATCAGTCTCAGCGCCGCCCTCGCCGCCTGCGGCGAAACCTCCAGTTTGCAAGTCAGCGACGGCACCGGCCCCAGGCCTGAACTGCCGCCGCCCAACAAGACCTTGCTGCCCACCGTCAACATCGCCCCAGCCGTCGGCTGGCCCGAAGGCGCCAAACCTGTCGCCGCACCGGGCACCCAGGTGGCGGTGTTCGCCCGCGAATTGCATCACCCACGCTGGTTGTACGTATTGCCCAACGGCGACGTGCTGGTGGCCGAGACCGACGCCCCGCCCAAACCCGACGACAGCAAAGGGATCAAGGGCTGGATCGCCAAGAAGGTCATGAGCCGCGCCGGTTCAGGCGTACCCAGCCCCAACCGCATCACCCTGTTGCGCGACAAGGACGGCGACGGGGTGGCCGAAACCCGCAGTATGTTCCTGAGCAACCTCAACTCGCCGTTCGGCATGGTGCTGGTCGGCGATGACCTGTACGTGGCCGATACCGACCAGTTGCTGCACTTCAAATATGCCCAGGGTGCCAGCTCGATCACCACCCCCGGCGACAAGATCGTCGACCTGCCGGGCGGGACCATCAATCACCACTGGACCAAAAACGTCATTGCCAGCCAGGACGGCAAGAAGCTTTACGTCACCGTCGGCTCCAACAGCAACGTCGCGGAAAACGGCCTGGAGGCCGAGAAAGGCCGCGCGGCGATCTGGGAAGTCGACCCGCTCACCCATCAGCAACGGATTTTCGCCTCCGGCCTGCGCAACCCCAACGGCCTGGCCTGGGAGCCCAGGACCGGTGCCTTGTGGACCGCGGTCAACGAGCGTGACGAGATCGGCAGCGACCTGGTGCCGGACTACATCACCTCGGTCAAGGACGGCGCCTTTTATGGCTGGCCCTTCAGCTATTACGGGCAGCATGTGGACGAGCGCGTGAGCCCGCCGAACCCCGAACTGGTGGCCAAGGCGATTGCCCCCGACTACGCCGTCGGGCCGCACACGGCGTCACTGGGACTGGCGTTTGCCGAGGCCAATGCGTTGCCCGCACCTTTTACCGATGGCGCGTTCATCGGCCAGCATGGCTCGTGGAATCGCAAACCGCACAGCGGCTACAAAGTGCTGTTCGTACCGTTTGCCGACGGCAAGCCGAGCGGGTCGCCGGTGGATCTGTTGACGGGCTTCCTGGATAAGGACGAGAACGCCATGGGCCGGCCGGTGGGCGTGGTGGTCGATCACCGCGGCGGGGTGTTGGTGGCGGACGACGTGGGTAATCGTATCTGGCGGGTGACGGCGGTGAAGCAGTAGGCGAAATGTTGCAGGATCACTCTGTGGTGAGGGGGCTTGCTCCCCCACCACAGAGAATGGCGACTAGCGCGTCAGGGTCATAGACTTCGCAGATCTGCAGGGATACACACAACCCCATCAAACAACAACCGCGTGGTGCGCAGCAGCCCGCACCCGGTGATCACGCCGTTATCGCGGCGGATCTCCACGGTGAACTCGCCACTCGGATGCTCCACCGAGACATTCAGCAGCGCGCCCTCCGGCACCTGCGCCAACCCCTCGGCCACCGACCCCTCGAGCAAACAGGCCGACGCGACGCTCACCGCGCCGAACACACCGATCGAGGCATGGCAGGTGTGTGGAATAAAGGTCCGGCTGCTGATTGCACCGCCGTCCATGGGCGCCGCGATCAGGCTCATCTTCGGCACCGTCCGTGCGCTCACATCGCCCAGATTCATCAACGGCCCGGCCTGTAACCGAATCGACTCCAGACGCGCTTTCAAGCCCTCATCGGCATTCAAGTCGGCGCGGCTTTCACGGCCCGTAAGCCCCAAGTCCGCGGCCCGCAACAGCACCACCGGCATGCCGTTATCGATACAGGTGACCTCGATACCGTCGATGCGATCACGCACCTGGCCCGTGGGCAGCAACGCGCCGCAACTGGAGCCGGCGATATCGTCAAAACGCACTATCACCGGCGCGGCACTGCCGGGCACGCCGTCGATGATCGCGGTGCCGTCGTAGCGCACCTGGCCATCGATTGTCTGCACCAGCGCGGTGGCGGTCTGACCGGTGTTTTCCATATAGATGCGCACTGCGGTTTGCTCGCCCTGGGCCGCCACCAAGCCGCGCTCCAACGCAAATGGCCCGACCCCGGCGAGGATGTTGCCGCAATTCTGGCCGTAATCGACCCGTGGCTGATCCACCACGACCTGGGCAAACAGGTAGTCGACGTCGATGCCGGGGCGGGTCGATGCGCGGATGATCGCCACCTTGCTGGTCAAGGAGTCCGCGCCGCCGATGCCGTCGATCTGGCGCGGGTCCGGCGAGCCCATGGCAGCCAGCAATACCCGGTCGCGCTGCGCAGGATCGGCGGGCAGATCGTCCGCGAGGAAGTACGCGCCCTTGGACGTGCCGCCGCGCATCATCAGGCAGGGTATGCGGGTTTGGGGCATGGTTCGAATCTCCATCACGACAAAACATAAGTGCCAGTCCTACCGGACTCTTCGCGGGCAAGCCTTGCTCCCACAGCGTCCGAGTCGAACACCTGTGGGAGCAAGGCTCGCCCGCGAAGGGGCCGGCATAAACGCCGCCTGGCTAAAGGCCTTACACGTCATCCAGACTATCGGCATACCGCAAGCCCTTCTCCGCCAGCCGCGGGCGCATGTTGTAGATGTCCAGGCCCAACTCACCGGCCGCCAGGCGCAGGCGCTTCTGCTCTTCGAGATCCGCCCGTTTGCGGCTGGCCTCGACCACCGCGGGCAACTCATCGCGGCGCACGATCACCACACCGTCGTCGTCCGCCAGCACTACATCGCCCGGATTGACCAGTTGCCCGGCGCAAACAATCGGGATATTCACCGAGCCCAGGGTCTCCTTGATCGTCCCCTGGGCATGCACCGCCCGCGACCACACGGCAAAGCCCATCTCACGCAAGGTGCGGGTATCGCGCACCCCGGCGTCGAGCACCAGGCCAAGCACCCCGCGGGCCTTCAACGAAGTCGCGAGCAAATCGCCGAAAAAACCGTCGGTGCATGGTGAGCTGGGCGCCATCACCAGAATGTCCCCAGGCTGACACTGCTCTACCGCCACGTGGAACATCCAGTTGTCCCCCGGCGCCGCCAGCACGGTGACCGCCGAGCCGCTGAGGGCGAAGTCCTGCTGGATCGGCCGAATCGACGGCGCCAACAGCCCCTTGCGGCCCTGCGCCTCATGCACGGTGGCAACGCCGTACTGGGTCAGTTCTGCGATCAACGCCTGGTCGGCGCGCTGGATATTGCGCACCACCACACCGGTCTTTCCTACACTGCTCATCCCAGATTCTCCGTGACCCGTGGAAAGATGCTCTGATAGCCCTCGGCGTAGACGATGTTCTTTTTCGCCGTGATGCCGATGTTGCGCTTGGCCTGCACGCCGCGCTGCAGGGCCACGCGGGTGTAGTACTCCCACAGGTGCTCCTGGCCAGCCATGCACTGGATCGCGGCGTACTTTTTGTCCCAGACCTCGGTGATGTCCAGCAGTACGTCGGGCTTCCACTCGCACTGCTCGGGCTGGTGGGGTTCGAAGCTGTACACCGGTGGCGCGCCAACGATCTGCTCGCCAGGTTTGTAGCCTTCGGCCTGAGCGATGATGCGTGCTTCCTGGGTCAGGTGAATGGCCAGCGGGTGATCATAGTTGTACGGGTCCTTGAGCGAATGGCTGAGGACGAACTCCGGTTGCACACGACGGAACACGTCGGCCAGGCGGAACAACGTGTCCTTGTCGGCGCGCATGGGGTAATCACCGATGTCGAAGAACTCCACGCTCGCGCCGAGAATGTCGGCGGCGGCCTGAGCTTCTTCGCGGCGCGCGGCCTTGACGGTGGCTTCGGTCATCTCGGCGCCCTTGCGCCACAGCTTGGCCGACTCGCCGCGCTCGCCGAACGACAGGCAGACGATATGCACCTTGTAGCCCTGAGCGGCATGCAGGGCGATCGAGCCGCCGGCGCGCCAGACGAAGTCGGCGGAGTGGGCGCTGACCACCAGGGCGGTTTTGGCGGGGCTGTTGTTATTCATGCAAAGGCTCCTGCTTTTTTAGTCTGGCCATGCTGTCACGCCACGCCATAACGCAATAATGCGTTCAGTTAGGGCTGGTATACTTTTTACTTATCGGCCCTCATTGCCTGACTGGTAACCGCCCCATGCCCGAGCAGCCCCTGCCTTCCCTGATGCAGATCCGCGCCTTCGTGCGTGTAGCCGAACACGGCAGCATCTCCCGCGCGTGTGAGGTATTGCTGCGCGCGCAATCGGTGATCACCCGAGCCATCCGCGATCTGGAGATCCGCCTCGATGTGCCGCTGTTCGAACGTCACGCCAGCGGCATGCTCCTCAGCGGCTATGGCAAAGCCATCCTGCCGCGCGCGGTGCGGGTGCTGGCTGAGCTGGAGGCCATTCCGGCATTGCTCGGCCATGCCGCCCACGAACCGCTGTACCTGCTGCAAACGCGGCGCCTGGAAATCTTCGTCAAACTCTGCGAAACCCGCCACATGCAAACGGTGGCCAAGGCCTTCGGCCTGACCCAACCGGCCATCAGCGCCGCGCTCAAGGCCCTCGAAGACGGCGCCGGCAAGGGGCTGTTCGAGCGCACCGCGCGCGGGCTGCAGCCAACCCAGGCCAGCCACGACATCCTCTATCCGATCCGCCGCGCGCTCAACGATCTGCGCCGCATCGACGCCGATGTCGCCGCCATCAAGGGCTCGCTGCAAGGCGTGGTGATGGTTGGCGCGCTGCCACTGGGGCGCACACGCATCCTGCCCCAGGCCATCGTGCAGTTGCTTGAGCAACACCCCGGCGTGCGCATCGCCACCAATGAAAGCCCGTTCAATCTGCTGGCCCTGGAACTGCGAGCCGGGGATGTGGATTTCGTCTTCGGCGCCCTGCGTGCCAGCGATTACGCCAGCGACTTGCACGGCGAACGGTTGCTGACCGAGGAGATGGTGATACTGGTACGCCGCGGGCATCCGCTGCTGGACCGCAGTCTGGACCTGACCGAGCTGGATGATGCGCGCTGGGTGCTGCCGCGAGCGGATACTCCAGCGCGATTGCTGCTGGAGGCGCACTTTCAGCAGATTGGTAGCCCGTCGCCTGAACCGGTAGTAGAGACCGGCGACATGGCGATCATCCGTGGCCTGCTGATGCGCTCGGACATGCTCGCCGTGGTGTCGGCACACCAATTGGAATACGAGATGGCCAGTGGTGAACTGCAGCCGTTGCGCCTGACGCTGCACGACACCCTGCGTCCCATCGGCCTGATCTACCGCAGCAACGGCCTGCCATCGCCTGCGGCCGAGGCGTTGATGGCGCAGATCCGCAGCGTGGCAAAAAACCTGTAGCGAGCGGGCCTGCCCCTCGCTACGGGGAACCTCAGCGCTTGCCCGCCACCGAATACGTCACCTGCTGATTACGGGTCTGCTGGAACGCCTCCAGGCTCAAGCCCTTCATCGCCGAATAGATATGCAGGTTCGACACCCCCACCACCGCGCCCAGTTTCTCCAGCAAAAAGAAGATCGCCCCGTAGCGAATCAGCCCCTGCCAGTCGCGCTCGCTGACCAGTCGGCGCTCTTCATCCGTCAACTGATGCTCCTCGAACAGCACCTCGGGCGTTTCGAGAAAACGCTGGCGCCAGCCGGGCTCGATCAGCCGATGCAGGAAGCGATTCAAGCGATACCCCTTGTGGCTGCGCTCCAAATCGAACGGATAGGTACCGGGCAGCTTCTCGATTCCGGCCAGTTGATAGCCGATGTGGTCGCGGTGGCGCTGCAGTACATCCACCGGCACCTCGCGCGCCTGGTTCTCCAGCAGCAAGGTGGCGATGCCGGTCATCGACGGCAGGTAATAGTCTTGATGCAGCTTGACCACGTTGGCCGACAAGGCCCCGCGCATGATCAGCCAGGTGATCACCTCCGAGCCCTCCATGCCGCCCAGGGTGGCGTATTCAGCCAAGGTGATGTCCGTCAGGCGCTCGGGATCGTTGACGAACAGATCGAGAAACTGCGCGTCCCATTCCGGGTTGTTGAAGCCACAACGCTCGCCGTGCACCTGGTGCGACACGCCGCCCGTGGCAACGATGGCAACCTTGAGGTCTTCGGGATAGCTCTCGATCGCCCGGCGCAGCGCCTGGCCGAGTTTGTAGCAACGCTTGGCACTGGGGATCGGAAACTGCAACACGCCCACCTGCAGCGGCACCACCTGCACCGGCCAGCCATCCTTGAACGGCATCAGCGCCGACATCGGCGAGAACAGACCGTGGTCGATGGGCTTGTCGCGGAAGAACGCCATATCGAACTCATCGGCCATCAAGCTCTGGCCGATGTGCCGCGACAGCGCCGCATGGCCGCCAATGGCCGGCAGGTCGCGCTTGCCACCGCCCTCGTCGGCGACGTCGTACTGGTCGTCCACCCCCAGCGCGAAGGCCGAATAGTGGTCGAAGAAAAAAGACGTCACATGATCGTTGAAGATGTAGAACAGCACGTCCGGCTGCTTCTCGGCGAGCCAGGCCTTGATCGGCTCGAAGCTGGCGAAGATCGGCGCCCAGGCCGCTTCCGACTGTTTGTCGTGATCGACCGCATAGCCGATGGTGGGCGTGTGTGATACGGCGAGGCCGCCGATGATGCGCGCCATGTGAAGGTCTCCAGAATAAACGCAAAAACACCGCGGGCCCGCAAGCCCGCGACTTATCAATGGTGGAGCTCAGGCATTAATCCGAGGGCCTGCCGCGGCTTGGGGCCGGCCAGAATAGCCAGCGCCGCCAGCAGCGCCGGGATGCCGAGCACGGCGAATATCAGGCTCATCGGCAGCCCCAGGCTCAACAGCGCGCCGCCAGTGAGGGAGCCGAAAATGCCACCGAAGCGGCCGATGCCGAGCATCCAGCTGACGCCTGTAGCACGGAAATCCGTTGGGTACTGGCCCGGCGCAAAAGCGTTGAGGCCCGTCTGCGCTCCATTCATGCAAAACCCCGCCGCGAACACCAGCACACCTAACGCCGAGGCGCCGATCTCGACGAAACCCAGAGCGAATATGCACAGCGCGCCGCCCACGTAAGCCAGGGCAATCGCCGCCTTCGGATTGAAGCGGTCCATGGCGAAGCCGACCAACAAGATCCCTGCCAGGCCGCCGAACTGGAACATGGCGGTGACCACCGCCGCGCGTTCGAGGCTGATGCCGGCATCCTTGATCAGGGTCGGCATCCAGCCGGTCAACAGATAGATGACTAGCAGGCCCATGAAATAGGTGCCCCACAGGCTCAGCGTGCGCCAGCGGTATTCAGCGGTAAACAGGTGCGACACCTTGCGCCCTGCCGATTCGCGCGCAACCGGCGCGCTGACCACAAAGCTCACGGTGTCTGAAAATTCCGCCCCCATGCGCTTCAGTACGGCCATGATTCGCTCCCGGGGGAAACGCCGATCGATCATCAAGTCCACCGATTCCGGCAGCAGGAAGTACAGCACCGGCAGCAGCGCCAGCGGCAGCACGCCACCCACCAGCAGCACGGCGTGCCAGCCAAACGAGGGGATCATCCATGCCGACACGAAGCCCCCCATGGCCGAGCCCAGCCCGAAGCCCATGAACATCGAGGTGATCAAGCGGCCCCGCAACCGCGCCGGAATATATTCGGACAGCAGCGTGGTGCTGTTAGGCATCGCTGCGCCCAGCCCCAGGCCGGTGAGAAAGCGCAATGCGGCCAGCTCCAACGGCGAGCGCGCGAAGGCACACAAAAGGCTGAACACCCCAAAACAGGCGACCGACATCAAGAGCACGCGGCGCCGCCCCAGGCGGTCAGAGTAGGGC
Proteins encoded:
- the cobD gene encoding threonine-phosphate decarboxylase CobD is translated as MLEHGGRLRAAARQYGVAQEHWLDLSTGIAPWPFTVPTIDMHAWARLPETDDGLEAAACAYYDAPQVLPVPGSQAAIQLLPRLRKVGKVGVLSPCYAEHAEAWRRGGHLVREIREAEVDYYLDGLDVLVLVNPNNPTGRLVPPERLLEWHQRLSQRGGWLVVDEAFMDPTAAFSISRYTSRPGLIVLRSFGKFFGLAGARLGFALAESKLLRLLAEQVGPWAVGGPIRAVGLACLEDRTTQAVQRARCALASERLVRLLSDAGLQPQGGCALFQWLITEHAAPLHDFLAERSILVRLFAHNSSLRFGLPAVEADWQRLEAALTAYRQTEVVS
- the cbiB gene encoding adenosylcobinamide-phosphate synthase CbiB, producing MSIALLTVAGVALDALLGEPRRAHPLVAFGNLANRLERRFNSGGRGWRSHGVTAWVLAVVPITLIASWLSSLPWIGEGVAVLALYCALGLRSLGEHVAPVAQALRSDDLPEARRRVGYLVSRQTDELDASAVARAATESVLENGSDAVFAAIFWFVVAGVPGVVLYRLSNTLDAMWGYRNERFERFGWAAARIDDVLNYIPARLVALTYTLLGKSRLAWRCWRSQAPHWDSPNAGPVMAAGAGALGVELGGPAIYHGELHERAILGAGPAADAGSIDRGWALVQRGVWLWLLLLCVGDYVHA
- the bluB gene encoding 5,6-dimethylbenzimidazole synthase, encoding MTDNAFSDAERAAVYRAIAERRDMRHFAGGQVAPELLARVLAAAHHAPSVGLMQPWRFIRITDPALRTQIKALVEAERLRTAEALGERSDEFMKLKVEGIDECAEVLVAALMDGRDAHVFGRRTLPEMDLASLSCAIQNLWLAARVEGLGMGWVSVFEPQALADLLHLPAGAKPLAVLCLGPVESFYPAPMLVMEGWRSEQPLSEMLFENQWGHTS
- a CDS encoding cobyrinate a,c-diamide synthase, with the protein product MNQARQCPAVLIAAPASGQGKTTVTAALARLHRNQGRKVRVFKCGPDFLDPMILERASGAPVYQLDLWMVGADESRRLLWEAAAEADLILIEGVMGLFDGTPSSADLARHFGVPVLAVIDGTAMAQTFGALALGLARYQADLPFAGVLANRVGTLRHAQLLENSLTEGLRWYGALSRDLAIELPSRHLGLVQASELNDLDARLDAAAKALGGSCEVALPPPVSFAAPTLVVAEPLLAGVRIAVAHDEAFAFTYGASLDLLRAMGAELVFFSPIHDGELPACDSLYLPGGYPELHHLALAENHGVLKGIRAHHAADKPMLAECGGMLYLLDALTDVEGVRAPLVGLLSGEAVMQKRLAALALQTVELPEGALRGHTYHHSLTSSECQPIARGISPNGGRGAEAVYRIGRMTASYVHFYFPSNPQAVAALFAPTSA
- the cobO gene encoding cob(I)yrinic acid a,c-diamide adenosyltransferase, whose translation is MTESIERDERHIARMLRKKAVIDERIANAPNACGLLLVLTGNGKGKSSSAFGMLARAMGHGMQCGVVQFIKGRNSTGEELFFRRFPEQVRYHVMGEGFTWETQDRQRDIAAAEAAWEVSLQMLQDPAIHFVVLDELNIALKHGYLDLDRVLSDLQARPAMQHVIVTGRGAKPEMIELGDTVTEMGMLKHAFQSGIGAQKGVEL
- a CDS encoding sorbosone dehydrogenase family protein, producing the protein MHITRLAALISLSAALAACGETSSLQVSDGTGPRPELPPPNKTLLPTVNIAPAVGWPEGAKPVAAPGTQVAVFARELHHPRWLYVLPNGDVLVAETDAPPKPDDSKGIKGWIAKKVMSRAGSGVPSPNRITLLRDKDGDGVAETRSMFLSNLNSPFGMVLVGDDLYVADTDQLLHFKYAQGASSITTPGDKIVDLPGGTINHHWTKNVIASQDGKKLYVTVGSNSNVAENGLEAEKGRAAIWEVDPLTHQQRIFASGLRNPNGLAWEPRTGALWTAVNERDEIGSDLVPDYITSVKDGAFYGWPFSYYGQHVDERVSPPNPELVAKAIAPDYAVGPHTASLGLAFAEANALPAPFTDGAFIGQHGSWNRKPHSGYKVLFVPFADGKPSGSPVDLLTGFLDKDENAMGRPVGVVVDHRGGVLVADDVGNRIWRVTAVKQ